gtgtgtgtgtgtgtgtgtgtgtgtgtgtgtgtgtgtgtgtgtttcttttccattttcctcttattattattttactctttcctttctttcctttattctctatttttcttatttcttgttctccaATTcatatttctacatttttttcttctctctctctctctctctctctctctctctctctctctctctctctctctctctctctctctattattcctcatctttatctttcgtttccttctttcattttcttttcttttctcattcctctttatccatttctcctttttttctgtttatcattttttctttccttttctccacttctctcctttcttccttcctcttctctatctctcctttccttccctctctcttcctttctccctccctttcccttttctctatctttctctctccctctcccttcttcccttccttccttacttttctatctcttcttctctccttttccttcctccttattatctattccttcttcttccttttattcaccacttttcctctttttctttcaccttccacAATTGGTTAAGGAAACAGTATAAgatttcctcttctttgataGGTTGATTGCGTGGCCAGCTAAGCCACTATTGGCTGGCCAGATTATAAGCAGCCAATCACCGCCTTCCATTGGTGACTCGCACGGTGATTGGTGGGAAAGTGTGATTAGTtgggggcaggtgtgtgggggtaggaggggagagtgggagtgtgtgtgtgtgtgtgtgtgtgtgtgtgtgtgtgtgtgtgtgtgtgtgtgtgtgtgtgtgtgtgtgtgtgtgtgtgtgtgtgtgtgtgtgtgtgtgtgctccctctctccctctctctcctctctgctttaactaaggaaggaaggaaggaaggaaggaaggaaggaaggaaggaaggaaggaaggaaggaaggaaggaaggaaggaaggaaggaaggaaggaaggaaggaaggaagggagggagggagagggggagggagggagggaaagagagaaggaaggaaaatgagaaaatgaaaattaaacaatgatgagagagagagagagagagagagagagagagagagagagagagagagagagagagagagagagagagagagagagagagagagagagagagagagagagagagagagagagagagagagagagagagagagagagagagagagagagagagagagagttaatttccTAGTAACAAGTTTAATATatcaaattcacacacacacacacacacacgcatatacctctctctctctctctctctctctctctctctctctctctctctctctctctctctctctctctctctcaccgtgagGGAAGACAGTGGAGGTGGGTCTGGCCGAGGCTTGCTTCAGAGTCCAGGTTGTGAGCGAACCATCAGTATGACAACACATAACTGCTTTCCTTCATGGTGCCAAGACACTGACCTGTGAAtgggaggtcaggtcaggtcaggtcatatgggggtcaggtcaggtgataTTAGGAATTTTTTAAGgttgtagtggcagattaacaatatttctacagtactaaaaggaggaacactctttaaaaggctctagttgaagtgacgcaggttctAAGGGTGTTGtaacaggttaggttaggttaggttaggttgataataatgtctctctctctctctctctctctctctctctctctctctctctctctctctctctctctctctctctctctctcttaccttaggttaggttaggttgataatatgtctctctctctctctctctctctctctctctctctctctctctctctcttaccttaggttaggttagattaggttgataattatgtgtctctctctctctctctctctctctctctctctctctctctctctctctctctctctctctctctcttaccttaggGGTTCAGTGGCCTGATATCTGACATCAGCACAGCAAGCCTTGAAATCCCACAGAACCAGTTGCCCACTTTCATAGCCAATCAGCagctgcaatagtagtagtagtaatagtagttgtagtagtagtagtagtagtagtagtagtagtagtagtagtagtagtagtagtagtagtagtagtagtagtagtagtagtaaaacaataataataataatagtaataataataataataataataataataataataataataataataataataataataataataataataataaggatgatATCttctttagtgagagagagagagagagagagagagagagagagagagagagagagagagagagagagagagagagagagagagagagagaataataatgatgatatcttctttagtgagagagagagagagagagagagagagagagagagagagagagagagagagagagagagagagagagagagagagagagagagagagagagagagagagaataataatgatgatatcttctttagtgagagagagagagagagagagagagagagagagagagagagagagagagagagagagagagagagagagagagagagagagagagagagagagagagaataataatgatgatatcttctttagtgagagagagagagagagagagagagagagagagagagagagagagagagagagagagagagagagagaataataatgatgatatcttctttagtgagagagagagagagagagagagagagagagagagagagagagagagagagagagagagagagagagagagagagagagagagagagagagagagagagagagagagagagagagagagagagaggctgaagacagttaattagagaggaattgatgagagggaagaaagagactaaagacagtcagttagaggacagaagctaatgagagggagagagagagagagagagagagagagagagagagagagagagagagagagagagagagagagagagagagagagagagagagagagagagagagagagagagagagagagagagagagagagagagagagaggatgaagatagAGGAGGGAAGTTGATGAGGGGGTAGAGAGGCTGAACACAGTCAGTACGAGGAAAGCAGAGAAGGTGAGTTCTAGGAGCAGCTCACCTTGCGTCTCACTTGACAAATGAGAGGTTTGGCGTCAGAAGACCTGGATGACGAGGCAGCACTTCCacttgcctctccttcccttgcttGGGAGAACACCGCCCCTGATGACCTGGGTCCCTCACCCTTGCCCAGCAGCATGGCCTGTCAGAGTGGGCAAGACTGAGAGTCAGTAAGTGTCTGAGTGAATGTAAGTGAGTAAGTGACTTCagtgtgtatgttttttatttattttatttttatttttgtaagagGTGCACTACCCAAGAGcagtaaaaaaaggagaggagagagaaaaaaagaagcccactgagatgccagtcccaaggGCCAAAAAACATCccagaattggaggataagtatgtggaaacctcccttttttttcctttttatgtaagaggggcactggccaagggcaacaaaaagaaaaggaaaagaaaaaatgcccactgagttacacatgataaaaagaatataagtgCAGCAGGAGTCCAATGCCTACAGTAAACACTAAAGCAACCACTGGCATTGTGGGAGGGTTGGCTTGCCAAGAAGTTTgcatggaaggaaaaggaagggaagggagggatgtgtCTCTTAGCATAATGTCCTATGAAGACACGTACCTCACCTTTCACAAGGGTCAGGAGGTCAAACagggctgagggagggagggagggagagggattatCTTTGTATCTTGGTCATGATGCTCCTGTGATCCTCCACACTAGGGGCTGCAACATTACTGATACTGCTTGTCAGCTTCTTATTCACCTAACAGCAGGCTACCTACATCTACCAAGTTGGCCACTACTTTCCACTGTCCTTTGTCCCATGATGCCAGAGTGACCCATGCATATGCTGCACCGATACTTTTATTAGTGTGTGTACCAGTCCCAACAGCAAAAACACATCCAGAAttggagaataagtgtcttgaaacccctcctgaaagagttcaagttataggaagtaaatacaatgtgtgtgtgtgtgtgtgtgtgtgtggggggggggacaaACTTTAGCTAATATTGTTAGAGGGCAGGAGTGGAGTGGTGCactggttgttgttattatcattattattattattattattattattattattaagaggaggaggaggagggcttacTGCAATgtccccagtgtgtgtgtgtgtgtgtgtgtgtgtgtgtgtgtgtgtgtgtgtgtgtgtgtgtgtgtgtgtgtgtgtgtgtgtgtgtgtgtgtgtgtgtgtatggggtgTGGGGGGAACAAACTTTAGGTAATATTGTTACAGAGGGCAGGAGTGGAGTGGTgcactggttgttgttgttgttgttattattattattattattattattattattattattattattatgaggaggaggaggagggcttacTGCAATGTCCCCAGGCTGCTTGcaataaaaaacaacataacACTTAATAATATTCTACACAttttataaacaacaacaagttCTTTTCAATCCTCTGAAAATATCTATTTTGTATTTGAAATATGATCAACATGagataaatcaaaataaagaatataataaaataagttgtttcaataattatattgagaaaaaaacttgagtaaggaagacaagaggaggaggaggaggaggaggaggaggaggaggaggaggaggaggaggaggaggaggaggaggaggaggaggaggaggaggaggaggaggaggaggaaatagaggaagacaaggaggaaaagaattagaagaggaagtgcaaatgaatatataaaaatccaaacagcaacagaccctgagatCATTGCAGAACTGTCTGGGTAACTATTTCTAcattaaaaaggaggaggaggaggaggaggaggaggaggaggaggaggaggaggaggaggaggaggaggaggaggaggaggaggaggaggaggaggccatacACACCTTGGCTGCCTGTTGAAGTTTCTCCACTGAAGcagctttcatttccttcatgtcCACAATCTTGAGCTGAATGTCTGGGAGGAGCTGCTGCAGGtcttctatctctccctcctctgtaTAGAACACATCCTTGCTCTCTGCCACTGTGAGACAACAATGTCATTACTACCCCCTATATTCACCACTTGTGTAGGAAGTACTGTGCATGACTGACTTATAATCCATACCTATCCAATACTGTATCAATGAAGGCCACAGGATCTATCTACCTCTATCCCACATGGGGTAGTCCATACATATCCTCCCTACCTACATCCAATATAGCATACACTGGTTAACCCCTGcccccttcataatgagactgtGTCCTCCCTACCTACATCCAACATGAAACACAGACAAAATACATACAGTCCTTATCCCTGCGCTCCTTGCTCCAGGAATTCTTCTCAGTGACACGCGCCTGCAGGTTCTTTATCTTGAGCTGAATGACATCAACAGCAGCCGTGAAGTGAGAAACAGCACTATCAAAGTTGTCCGAGAGGCTGTACACCAAGCCCAGCTGATAGTGTCTCTCTGCCAGGGAGCGGTCATCCTTCTCCAACACTGActcctgcaaacacacacacacacacacacacacacacacacacacacacacacacacacacacacacacacacacacacacacacacacacacacacacacacacatatatatatatatatatatatatatatatatatatatatatatatatatatatatatatacacacacacacacacacacacacatccaacacCCACTGACTacacaccaagagagagagagagagagagagagagagagagagagagagagagagagagagagagagagagagagagagagagagagagagagagagagagagagagagagagagagagagagagagagagagagagagagagagagcagtaatcCCTCTCCAACACTAACCTTAAGtgttataaacaaaaatatataaacaaacatatacTAATACACAAATTAATAACACTTTGTACTAGACTAACCTAAAAACTGGTAAAAAAGTTAATGTATGGTAGACTGACCTGCATCTGAAGGCATTGCTTAAACTCATTGATGGCTCCCTCATAGTCCTCACTCTCCATGCAGACTTCACCCAGACTCAGGCGTATTTGTGCTCTCTTCTTCACCACCTCTGGCGTCTCCTCTTGCCTGTCagaccaacacaacacaagtgaAGCCACACACACCAGGCTCCTCAGTAACCTTCCCTTAGATAAGTGACCCCTCTGTAACTCCGCCTTTCAACCTCCCAGTCTTCTACACCCTGGTACACCCTCTGTCTCAGCCCTACACCTTTCCTCCAAGTCTTCTATACCTCAGTACACCCTCTGTCTCACCAGTACACCTTCCCTTCCAGTCTTCTACACCTTGGTACAACCTCTGTCTCACACCTACATCTTCTCTCCCTGGTACCCCTTCTGTCCTAGGTTTACATCCTTCCCTAAGTAAGCTAAATGCCTTCTTCCAGTCTTCTTCACCTGATACACCCTCCCTTAAACAAGCTACAcactatctttctcttttacacCCTTTACATCCTATCTTAGGTCTACACTGTCTAGCAAACTACACCCTATTTTTCAGTCCAGCACACCCTACTACATCCTATACCAGCTCTTCACCATATTTTAAGCAAGCTATTCAGTATCTTTTAGTCCACTACACCCTATTACACCCATATCAACTCTATACCCTCTCTTAGGCAAGCTACATCCTATTTTTCAGTCTTACACACACTGGTATAAGAGATTCACACCTTCACCTTCATTAcagctatactctctctctctctctctctctctctgctttcactCACTTGTCAAAGATGACCCGAGCCACATCCAGCCACTCCCAGGCACACTGTAGGGtggtcacctcttcctcttcctcagtatTCTCACCTGCAAACAATAGGAAGACTTGCACTGACTGCCTATCTCTATACCAGGTTGTCAGTCCCACACAGAGTGGctcagacaaggcaccacacattcATGCACACTCTTAGCCTcatcagcccctggtggaaagggagtctcatggaccaccatactacaccccaggagcttaggcatacCAGAGCTAGCCACAAACATCCACAGCAAGGTCCCATAGCATACATTGATTTTACCCCTTGCATTAACTGCCATCAGAAATTTGACCATTTGTTCACTACTTAACTGTAgttaaataaatgttttatatggCTTTCATTataagtgtacacacacacacacacacacacacacacacacacacacacacacacacacacacacacacacacacacacacacacacacacacacacacactcaccgacaccccccatcgctggaagtatgtggacgactgcaccgtgagcgtcccagtttccaccaagaacccagactactcgccactgcaagcaattctggagcgactgcagacgtggacagaggagagcaggatgaccatcaaccacagcaaaactgtggtgatgcatttctgtacctcctctgtaccagtgccccctccccggctcacagtgggccctcaccccctccaggtggtccaatgtgccaagcttctcggagtcacggtggacgaccagctgacctggaagcagcatgtcgccagcaccgtgagatcagctacctacaggctgtacatgctgcgcagactcaggtcgctggggacgccgacagatgagttaagggggtgtaccttaccttcatcctccccaaactcatgtacgcctccccagcgtggtcctcctccctcacacacactcaacagctacagctagagagtgtgcagaaaagggcgtgcagggtcatccttggccctgcatacaccacctatgaagaagccctgaccaccctgagtctgtccagaatatccaccaggcaccgagaggctctggagaagtttgggaggggactaatgcatcatccgcgtctcagagacatgctgccgcccgacgcgcctcgccctgtccgtgccaccagacaccacaacaaaataacgcccctgaaggcgccgcgcacggaccggtacagactcagtgcaattcccaccatggtgcgagccatcaatcgatagtatttccctcctagattagacttacctttaggattaatgttaagttttccccatcccctatgtacattttcagtttgtcaactgcctaaataataaaccgtttattattattattattattattattattattattattattattattacatacacacacacacacacacacacacacacacacacacacacacacacacacacacacacacaaacacaaggaaATGGAGTAATAATTAGGAGGCAAAAGATTAGGAATGATAAACTTCTCTAAATCctctaaaaatacaaaaaatgttagcacacacacacacacacacacacagatataagCTACTGAATCTAGACAAAACAACAAGGTTAGAGGGGGTTAcagtgtcctgtctccaaatTTAATACataaaggaatattttgaggttaaaagaaatggagggaaaggaagatttaGGTAGCACCACTGATTGTGATGTGTTTGTAAACAAACCGAGTGAGGAGGTGAGACACAAGGCACATTTTATTGAAACCCCTGTGGGCTTGAGACAACTGGAGGAGGCAAGTAGAGAAAGGGATTTTTCAGGattcagagaagagaaaagaaatatgaggaggataatcagtgtagagaaagaaataaggtgcATGAGAGAACTGATCTCTGGCATTCTGGAAAAGCAGGACAAACTTAttatggaaaacaaagaattgagaAAGAAGTATAGTGAATGTAAGTGTGCTCTAAAGATAAACAATGCAATGAAAGAGGCAATGGaggaactaaagaaagaaaatgagatactcAAGACTAAGTGTAATGAATATGAAGTAACTAACTTAGtttaggtagaggaaacccacacagtaggtacacattaaacaaccaaactctggtaggtacagggtatgagaaagatttaggagttatagctagctctgaactccatctacaAAAACAAtccatagaggccagaaacagggcaaataggatactaggattcatttttagaagtgttaaaagtagaaggccggaagtaatattaaagttataattggcgctg
The Scylla paramamosain isolate STU-SP2022 unplaced genomic scaffold, ASM3559412v1 Contig11, whole genome shotgun sequence genome window above contains:
- the LOC135097039 gene encoding nuclear autoantigenic sperm protein-like — its product is ITACTCSPLGLQVRPRLLHLPTPANHAASAAFNRFSQGKRHLLVGDFKSAVTAFKEATESLVELYGEQAAECGDAYYHYGRALLELARKEAGVLGPDLDGASSQEGSTGKEEDEEEESEESQEEEEGGKKEEGEEEEEEEEDGEGKEKDKKEGNAAEGEGENTEEEEEVTTLQCAWEWLDVARVIFDKQEETPEVVKKRAQIRLSLGEVCMESEDYEGAINEFKQCLQMQESVLEKDDRSLAERHYQLGLVYSLSDNFDSAVSHFTAAVDVIQLKIKNLQARVTEKNSWSKERRDKDLAESKDVFYTEEGEIEDLQQLLPDIQLKIVDMKEMKAASVEKLQQAAKPGDIAAMLLGKGEGPRSSGAVFSQAREGEASGSAASSSRSSDAKPLICQVRRKLLIGYESGQLVLWDFKACCADVRYQATEPLRSVSWHHEGKQLCVVILMVRSQPGL